The Methanomicrobia archaeon genomic interval GCAATCTCGGGCGCGTAAAAGCTGAAGGTCTTGACGGTGTCTGTTTCTTCCCTGAGCTTCACGATCTCATGAAGCGTGGGGATATTGACGGGTAGCATATCCTTCGACGTTTAATACCACCTCACTGGTAGGTTCTGGCCGTTTTCGTATATAACCTTTCCCAACCTTTTCCATCTAGCCGCTCAATTACTACAACCGTGAAGAGATGATCGACGCACTCCGCGAGTTTATCACCACCTACTACATCCACCCTATCACCCACGATACCGGCTATAATATCGTGAACACCGTCACGTGGGCGCTCGTCCTCGTCGCCTTCCTCTTCCTCACCTTGAAACTGCTGCAGGGGCTCAAGATCCAGATCGACCGGCGGTTCATTGCTGCTGTCGTGCCCTATATTGTGGTCGGCGCGACGCTGCGTGTTATCGAGGACGCGGAATTGGTGAGGCCGCCACTGAGCTACCTGCTCATCACGCCCCTCATCTTCTTCCTCGTCTTCGGCTGCTGCGTCACTCTGCTCGTCCTCGCCGTCCAAATAACGAAAGCACGCCGCGTCGTGGCCGTACACTACACGCACGTGTTCGGGCTCTTCGGGCTGCTCTGGTGCCTTGCCAATCTCGCGCTCCTGATCGTCTTCGCGAACATCGCGGTGCCGTGGGTACCCATCGCCGTGATTGGCATCGCCGGCGCGCTCACCGGTGCGATCTCTGCGCTCGCCTCCAAAGGTAACCGCCGATTCCTTACTGATCGCCTGAATCTCGCCGTTCTCGCCGCTCATCTGCTCGACGCCGCCTCATCATTCATCGGCATTGATCTGCTCGGGTACGTCGGTAAACACGTGATCGAAGGGCTGCTCGTCGAACATACCGGCACCGCCGCGGGCATGTTTCTCCTTAAGCTCGGAATCCTCGTTCCCATTCTCTATGTGCTTGATACACAGTTCACCGCGGATGACGAGGCAGAGCTCAGGAATCTCGTGCTGCTCGCGCTGCTCATGATCGGGCTGGCACCTGCGGTCAGAAATACGCTCAG includes:
- a CDS encoding DUF63 family protein, giving the protein MIDALREFITTYYIHPITHDTGYNIVNTVTWALVLVAFLFLTLKLLQGLKIQIDRRFIAAVVPYIVVGATLRVIEDAELVRPPLSYLLITPLIFFLVFGCCVTLLVLAVQITKARRVVAVHYTHVFGLFGLLWCLANLALLIVFANIAVPWVPIAVIGIAGALTGAISALASKGNRRFLTDRLNLAVLAAHLLDAASSFIGIDLLGYVGKHVIEGLLVEHTGTAAGMFLLKLGILVPILYVLDTQFTADDEAELRNLVLLALLMIGLAPAVRNTLRMMLGV